A single window of Toxotes jaculatrix isolate fToxJac2 chromosome 4, fToxJac2.pri, whole genome shotgun sequence DNA harbors:
- the wfs1a gene encoding wolframin: MAEDFPPTPTAVNTQGSCPGLDVPPSLSSPIQIPPSRVSSDLSTTPSRPSKSPSSTETTTEPRKSSYSHPRSAHTMSKPMDSPPSLDGSKPSSAAVSSKPASKTVSTKPSSPAPNKTQLVTSANCSTPTPQISKITPGSKFTPASANSASIACNTLTDSPPSFSTTASATASIAPVKRTFASMAKRVIMQERLRKAEEEDASDGEDDEEPEEDLSLEQMEEKAKAGDARAQTRLGQHYLILAEEKDVEQNNLLAVNWLIKAAKQGRKRAARMLQRCWIQKKGITPENEADVRKLSTESKFEQAVRKAAMMMYFKLNPERKKKVAVAEMLENVSQVNAVPGGTASRIPSPTSGQTQKVLESMVSNESKQLVDLDDFVEMTKKYAQGIVPSAPQNGSQVTAKAVSPTPHDRGKEHKTELVPSGYKKSHKSSWSFGRSGMMLDTKQTGAIKKAMDMKSRLMMLEYPLHAIMEMKEHLVDWASRAGVQWLSTIIPTQHVNALIFFFIFSNLTVDLFAFVIPLLVFYLSFISMIICTLRVFQSSKTWENFRALTSLLTRFEPELDVEQAETNFGWNNLEPYLYFIVSVFFVIFSFPVADKGWIPCSELSTVAIFFTAVSYKSLSPTAATYARRAMVIEVASSLCGLTQFLPENMTALRLLGRTFATLPLGESVVLKLSLPCLLYVYLFYLFFSMARMRGFRGTYCFLVPYLVCFMWCEFSVVLLQSSSAVGLIRTCVAYFLFLFALPVLAFGLATMIFIQLFKWFLELELTKMIVTLVVCAIPVTLRLWTRFSMSILDVFRSLTHRGPVKLILLCISMVILFFSIYVYHAEGQKVYNSTLSWNQYSQACGPPAWESKGMAQTQIFCSHLHGHRVTWAGRFKHVRVAETENGAQSVINMLPVFMGDWLRCLYGETYPRCDPKNSTVANLTVAKLTAGSSSATVSLPLLLRMQEEEELCQLKALAKHTCHIKRFDSYRFEVTIGMIRDGSVEAEDPARDIILMASHEFRQVLLNLNPGNMVEFSTKLEGRLGARTPAFELKAIHCLDCVSSLLTGGRQVKIERDWRRTTMRALKFAFDFFFSPFLSAKITA; the protein is encoded by the exons ATGGCGGAGGATTTCCCCCCAACACCCACTGCTGTCAACACCCAGGGGTCATGCCCTGGCCTGGATGtacccccctctctttcttcccccaTACAGATTCCACCCTCACGTGTCTCCAGCGACCTCTCCACTACACCCTCTCGGCCCAGCAAATCTCCATCctccacagaaacaacaacagaaccCAGAAAATCCTCCTATTCCCATCCACGATCAGCTCACACCATGTCTAAACCAATGGACTCCCCTCCTTCTTTAGATGGGTCTAAGCcctcatctgctgctgtgtcctctAAACCCGCTTCTAAAACTGTTTCCACCAaaccctcctctcctgctccaaacaaaacacagcttgttACTTCTGCTAACTGCTCTACCCCTACCCCTCAAATCTCCAAAATTACACCTGGTTCCAAGTTCACCCCTGCCTCCGCTAATTCAGCCAGCATAGCCTGTAACACTCTGACAGattcccctccctctttctccaccacgGCTTCTGCAACTGCTTCCATCGCCCCCGTGAAACGCACCTTTGCCTCCATGGCTAAGCGTGTCATAATGCAGGAAAGACTtagaaaagcagaggaagaagatgcCAGTGATGGAGAAGATG atGAAGAACCAGAGGAGGATTTGTCCTTGGagcagatggaggagaaggCAAAAGCTGGTGATGCCAGAGCTCAGACCCGG cTGGGTCAGCATTATTTGATTCTCGCTGAAGAGAAGGATGTAGAGCAAAATAATCTTCTGGCTGTTAATTGGCTGATTAAAGCAGCGAAACAGGGAAGGAAACGTGCAGCGAGAATGCTGCAGCGCTGTTGGATCCAGAAAAAAG GAATTACACCAGAGAATGAAGCTGACGTGCGGAAGTTGTCAACAGAGAGTAAATTTGAGCAGGCAGTACGTAAAGCAGCCATGATGATGTACTTTAAGCTCAacccagagaggaagaagaaggtggcTGTGGCTGAGATGCTGGAAAATGTCAGCCAGGTCAATGCAGTGCCAG GTGGCACTGCAAGCAGGATTCCTAGCCCAACCTCAGGCCAGACCCAGAAAGTGTTGGAAAGCATGGTCAGCAATGAGT CCAAACAGTTGGTCGACCTGGACGACTTTGTTGAGATGACAAAAAAGTATGCACAAGGTATTGTCCCCTCTGCTCCCCAAAATGGCAGCCAGGTCACAGCCAAGGCTGTAAGCCCTACACCTCATGACAGAGGCAAGGAG cACAAGACTGAGTTGGTCCCATCAGGATACAAGAAGTCCCACAAAAGTTCTTGGAGTTTTGGCCGAAGTGGGATGATGTTGGACACTAAGCAGACAGGAGCCATTAAAAAAGCCATGGACATGAAATCCCGCTTAATG ATGCTGGAGTACCCTCTGCATGCCATTATGGAGATGAAGGAGCACCTGGTCGACTGGGCATCGCGGGCCGGTGTCCAGTGGCTGAGCACGATCATCCCCACGCAGCACGTCAACGCacttattttcttcttcatcttcagcaACCTGACAGTTGACTTGTTCGCTTTTGTCATCCCTCTGCTTGTTTTCTAcctctccttcatctccatGATCATCTGCACACTGCGTGTTTTTCAGAGCAGCAAG ACTTGGGAGAACTTCAGAGCCCTGACGTCTTTGCTGACACGTTTTGAACCTGAGCTGGATGTGGAGCAGGCAGAGACCAACTTTGGCTGGAACAACCTAGAGCCGTATCTGTACTTTATCGTCTCCgtcttctttgtcattttttctttccctgtagCTGACAAGGGCTGGATCCCCTGTTCTGAGCTCTCCACTGTGGCCATCTTTTTCACCGCTGTGAGCTACAAGAGCCTCAGCCCCACTGCTGCGACGTACGCACGCCGAGCAATGGTCATAGAG GTAGCATCATCTCTGTGTGGCCTGACCCAGTTCCTGCCAGAGAACATGACGGCACTTCGTCTTCTGGGACGCACCTTCGCCACGCTGCCACTGGGGGAATCAGTGGTGCTGAAGCTCAGCCTCCCCTGCTTGCTGTATGTTTACCTGTTCTACCTGTTCTTCAG CATGGCAAGGATGCGTGGTTTCCGGGGCACGTACTGCTTCTTGGTTCCATACCTCGTTTGCTTTATGTGGTGTGAGTTCTCCGTAGTGCTCCTTCAGAGTTCCTCTGCTGTCGGTCTAATCCGCACCTGTGTAGCCtactttctcttcctgtttgctCTGCCTGTTCTGGCATTTGGCTTAGCCACCATGATCTTCATCCAACTGTTCAAGTGGTTCCTCGAGTTGGAACTGACAAAGATGATTGTGACCCTGGTAGTGTGTGCGATCCCTGTCACCCTGCGGCTCTGGACACGGTTCAGCATGTCTATTCTGGATGTCTTCCGCTCACTGACCCATCGTGGCCCAGTCAAACTCATCTTACTCTGTATCTCCATGGTGATCTTGTTCTTCTCTATCTATGTGTACCACGCAGAGGGGCAGAAGGTGTATAATTCCACACTGTCTTGGAACCAGTACAGCCAGGCGTGCGGGCCCCCTGCCTGGGAAAGCAAAGGCATGGCCCAAACACAGATCTTCTGCAGCCACCTTCATGGACACAGAGTCACTTGGGCTGGGCGTTTCAAACATGTCCGTGTGGCTGAGACAGAGAATGGGGCACAGTCGGTTATTAACATGCTGCCGGTGTTCATGGGAGACTGGCTGCGCTGCCTGTATGGAGAGACGTATCCCAGATGTGATCCCAAAAATTCTACAGTCGCAAATCTAACTGTTGCAAAGTTGACAGCTGGTTCTTCATCGGCCACTGTTTCACTGCCCCTACTGCTCAGAatgcaagaagaagaagagttgtGTCAGCTCAAGGCTCTGGCCAAACACACCTGCCACATCAAGCGCTTTGACAGTTACCGATTTGAGGTAACAATAGGGATGATCCGGGATGGAAGTGTGGAGGCAGAGGACCCAGCCAGGGATATAATCCTAATGGCCAGCCATGAGTTCAGACAGGTTCTGCTTAATCTGAACCCTGGCAACATGGTGGAGTTCAGCACCAAGCTGGAAGGCCGTCTTGGAGCCAGAACTCCCGCCTTCGAGTTAAAGGCTATCCACTGCCTGGACTGTGTCTCTTCACTGCTGACTGGGGGCAGGCAGGTGAAGATAGAGAGAGACTGGAGACGCACAACAATGAGAGCCCTGAAGTTTGcatttgattttttcttttccccgtTCCTGTCTGCAAAAATCACTGCCTGA